One Candidatus Limnocylindrales bacterium genomic window, AGCGGCGACTGTGGCGTCACGACCAGCACCGCGGCGCCGCCTGCGCTGAGCTTCTCTCCAGCCCCCGCCGGCGCGATCAAGTATTGCGAAGCGGCGCCGTCCTCGTCTTCGATCGTGACGACGGCTCCCACACCGACCGGATCGCCGGCGCCGAACGGACGCGGCTTGAGCAGCGAGACGGCAGCGATTCCATCCTGCAGCGACTCGACACGCTCGGCCAGACCGCGCGCAAGATACGCCGACTCGATCGCGCGCGTGTCCTTGGAATGCTCCTGCTTGTTCTCGGGATGAAACGCGCCCGCCTGCACGCTCTTCTGCGCCGCAATCAGCTCCGCCAGCTGCGCCTCGAGCCTTGCGCGCAGCGCGGCAAGCAGACCGGCCTTGTCGATGGTGGTCATCGGAGGTGCAGGGAAGGAGCGGCGGTAGCCGGTCGTGCCGGTCGCGACGCGACGCA contains:
- a CDS encoding GreA/GreB family elongation factor, giving the protein MTTIDKAGLLAALRARLEAQLAELIAAQKSVQAGAFHPENKQEHSKDTRAIESAYLARGLAERVESLQDGIAAVSLLKPRPFGAGDPVGVGAVVTIEDEDGAASQYLIAPAGAGEKLSAGGAAVLVVTPQSPLGSAMIGRRCGDGIEVELPGGRMIGEVVSVR